A section of the Oryza sativa Japonica Group chromosome 1, ASM3414082v1 genome encodes:
- the LOC4326939 gene encoding (+)-neomenthol dehydrogenase: MGKKGKEAARERREQRRREVTLLRAVPYEPHQRWWDGLAPPPPPPGRAVAVVTGANRGIGYEAARQLATHGLHVVLTSRDAARGRDATEQIRAAAGKPGVSVEWRQLDVTDAASVEGFATWVERTHGGVHVLVNNAGVNFNRGADNSVEFAEQVIETNYFGTKRMIEAMMPLMITSPHGGRIVNVSSRLGRVNGRRNRIGDPSLRERLLNDDHLSEELINEMVMKFLEQTKQDNWSSGNEWPQMYTDYSISKLAVNAYTRLLARRLLDRPEGQKIYINCFCPGWVKTAMTGWEGNISAEEGADTGVWLALVPQEQATIGKFFAERREISF, translated from the exons atggggaagaaggggaaggaggcggcgcgggagcggcgggagcagcggcggcgggaggtcaCGCTCCTCCGCGCCGTGCCCTACGAGCCGCACCAGCGGTGGTGGGACGgcctcgctccgccgccgccgccgccggggcgcgcggtggcggtggtgacggGGGCCAACCGCGGGATCGGCTACGAGGCCGCGCGCCAGCTCGCGACCCACGGCCTCCACGTCGTCCTCACCTCCCGCGACGCCGCGCGCGGAAGGGACGCCACGGAGCAgatccgcgcggcggcggggaagccCGGGGTGAGCGTGGAGTGGCGGCAGCTCGACGTGACGGACGCCGCCTCGGTGGAGGGATTCGCGACCTGGGTGGAGCGCACCCATGGCGGCGTCCATGTCCTT GTTAACAATGCAGGCGTAAACTTCAATAGAGGAGCAGATAACTCTGTTGAATTTGCTGAGCAAGTTATTGAGACAAATTACTTTGGCACAAAACGGATGATTGAAGCCATGATGCCACTAATGATAACTTCTCCTCATGGTGGTCGGATAGTGAATGTAAGCTCGAGGCTTGGTAGAGTCAATGGCAGACGCAAT AGAATCGGTGATCCAAGCCTAAGAGAGCGACTATTAAATGATGATCACTTATCCGAGGAGTTGATTAATGAAATGGTCATGAAATTCCTCGAACAAACCAAGCAAGATAATTGGTCCTCCGGCAATGAGTGGCCTCAGATGTACACTGACTATTCGATCTCAAAGCTTGCTGTTAATGCTTATACAAGACTCTTGGCAAGGAGGCTGTTGGATAGGCCTGAGGGACAAAAGATCTACATTAACTGTTTCTGTCCTGGCTGGGTAAAGACTGCCATGACTGGTTGGGAAGGGAACATTTCAGCTGAAGAAGGTGCTGATACTGGAGTATGGCTCGCCCTAGTACCCCAGGAGCAAGCTACAATCGGGAAGTTCTTTGCTGAGAGACGTGAGATAAGTTTCTGA
- the LOC4326940 gene encoding anther-specific protein RTS precursor produces MVRVGAAAAVLVLAAAAAAMAAEPPTDDGAVRVAAGLTKCVSGCGSKVTSCLLGCYGGGGGAAAAATAMPFCVIGCTSDVLSCATGCSTSL; encoded by the coding sequence ATGGTGAGAGTTggtgccgccgcggcggtgctcgtgctggcggcggcggcggcggccatggccgccgaGCCGCCCACCGATGACGGCGCGGTCCGGGTGGCGGCGGGGCTGACGAAGTGCGTGTCCGGGTGCGGTAGCAAGGTGACCTCCTGCTTGCTCGgctgctacggcggcggcggcggcgccgccgccgccgcgacggcgatgCCGTTCTGCGTCATCGGCTGCACCAGCGACGTCTTGTCCTGCGCCACCGGCTGCTCCACCTCGCTCTGA
- the LOC4326942 gene encoding protein BUNDLE SHEATH DEFECTIVE 2, chloroplastic, whose protein sequence is MASLLCPAAAASYSSLLSSSFPSRRRPQPSAPLASPAPSSPPRPRSVAAAAAYGYGGDVLMRPFDTQTLLISAAVVSAVSLSLVLGLKGDPVPCERCAGNGGTKCVFCNDGKMKVENGVVECRVCKGAGLILCKKCSGSGYSRRL, encoded by the exons ATGGCGTCCCTCCTctgccctgccgccgccgcctcctactcCTCCctactctcctcctccttcccctccaggCGGCGGCCCCAGCCCAGCGCCCCACTGGCGTCTCCCGCCCCGTCGTCTCCTCCCCGCCCTCGctccgtcgccgcggccgccgcctacGGTTACGGCGGCGACGTGCTGATGAGGCCCTTCGACACGCAGACGCTcctcatctccgccgccgtcgtctccgccgtctccctctccctcgtCCTCGGCCTCAAG gGTGATCCGGTGCCGTGCGAAAGGTGCGCCGGGAATG GAGGCACAAAGTGTGTCTTTTGCAACGACGGCAAGATGAAGGTTGAAAATGGAGTAGTCGAGTGCCGTGTATGCAAAGGAGCAG GGTTAATACTATGCAAGAAGTGTTCAGGTTCTGGTTACTCTAGGCGCTTGTAG